The DNA window AGTGATGCCAAAGCGTCTACTTTGAAAAATAAAATTGGCGCTGACATCCCGCAAAGAAGACAAAAATATCGCATCCACGTCTTTCTTTTTAATATCATTGATGATACTTGTAAAATCAGTCTGTTTTTTAGATACGGTTTTTACATAAACCATCCGCATGCCGAGATCCTGCGCCGCACTATAAAAGCCACGTCCTACTTCCTGTGAATAAGCATCGAGTTCAGTGAGCATCGCTAATTTTTTATGTTGCATATTAAAACAGTAGCGCGCTGATTCTCGTGAGAGGTCGGCATTGTTCGGATGAATCCGAAAATTGTATTGCATCTTCGCTAGAATTATATTTACATTCCCCGCTGACACAATTAAATTGAGAAGACCACCATCCTCAAAAAGCATCGTCAACGGTTTAGTAATTTCTGAAGTTTGACGATTAATCACCGCGATGACTTTTTTATCCTGAATGAGAGTATTAACCGTATTGCGATTCCAGTCGAAAGATCCATCATCGATACGACGCACTAATTGAATTTGACGTCCAAAGACTCCCCCATTTTTATTAAGTTGTTCAGCAGCCAGCTCGATTCCTTGAAAAAAATCTAATTCAACTTTTTCCGGAGCGATGGTAGCAATATAAATATTTCTTATATCCCCACTGAACTGAGAAATATGTTTATACCAAGGTTCGTCAATCTTGATTCCATTAAATGAGATATTGCCTAATAGGGTATTGATCGGATAATCAATGATTTTTGAAAGACCGAGAATAAATGAACTTTCCATCATATCCATGATTGGGGCATAGCTAAGGTTATCATGGACCAGTTCTTTACATTTTTTTGTATTGCTAGAAAAATTGTAACAAAAATTACGGTCAACTTGATAGGTAGGTTGACCCAGAAAGGAAATACATTCTGGGTTGCGTTCTGGAAAATTCTCACAGGCTGAATTTTTCTTTAAAAAGGACTTGCAACGGTTTTGATTGGTTAAAAAATCAGATTTATTAGAAAATTGTATACAAGTATTTAGCAAATCGGAATATTTAGCATACTCTGAACGATACTCAGCATAATCATATAGATTATTAACATTCCTCATGACCAAGTAAGTAACGATAATAATAAAAATAATAAGCCAGCGCATCATTGATTACCTAAAATAACTGGTATGCCGTCCTTACCGGAGCCGATAACAACCACCTTGGCGTTATTAGATTTAGCGATTTCTTGCGTTGCCTGCACCCCTTGCCAACGAATGAATTGGTCATTCAGGGATGATTTGACGATTGTTTGATAATCCTTGATTCCATTTGCTTCAAGGCGTTTACGCTCCGCCTCCTTTTGCGCCACCTGCAAGCTGAACTCATATTTTGCCAGCAACTGTTCCTCCACCAGCTTATTTTCTATGGCTTCCATGATGGCTGGAGGCATGTTCATGCTGCGAATAATGATATCTTCAACAATGATATAATCCTGCATGACTTCATCAATGGCAATTGACAAAATATTAGTTAAAATTCCTTCTTTATTGGTGTATACATCATCAGGATTGAGTTGACCAATTCTTTTACGTAAAATCGATTCGATCTTTGGAATAACTATCAAATTAATATAATCGGGACCGACATTTTTATGCAGTACGCCTACCATTTCATATTCAGGACGACAGCGTATAGCTAGACTTAGAGTAATTGGCAGCCCTTTATTCGTCAGAACGGTGAGTTCATGAGGGATCGTCTGGATACGTGTATTATAAATATACAGGTTATCCCATGGCCAGATTAAATGAACTTTTTCTGGATATACATAATCAGTTTGTGTACCTGATGTCAGTCGGTGATACAACACACCCACCTCGCCAGGCCCCACGGTAATGACAATACGCTTGAAGAAAAATAAAATCAGCAGCAATAAGATAAGAATAGTAACTATTAATAGCGGTTTCTTATCATGTATCCAATTTTTAATGCGTTTTATAGGGTGCCAGCCAGACCGGGTATTTTTCGGCGCTGACGGAAGAGTCCGAGCAGTTACATGCGTGGCGGGAATAGTGGTAGTCACATCATTACTTTGATTATTTTGCATTAATTCCATGTTGATCATGCCTAATGAACATTCGGTTATTTAAAAATTATTAATTAATTGATTTGTATTAATGCTCCCATGAATAAAT is part of the Gammaproteobacteria bacterium genome and encodes:
- a CDS encoding branched-chain amino acid transport system substrate-binding protein gives rise to the protein MRWLIIFIIIVTYLVMRNVNNLYDYAEYRSEYAKYSDLLNTCIQFSNKSDFLTNQNRCKSFLKKNSACENFPERNPECISFLGQPTYQVDRNFCYNFSSNTKKCKELVHDNLSYAPIMDMMESSFILGLSKIIDYPINTLLGNISFNGIKIDEPWYKHISQFSGDIRNIYIATIAPEKVELDFFQGIELAAEQLNKNGGVFGRQIQLVRRIDDGSFDWNRNTVNTLIQDKKVIAVINRQTSEITKPLTMLFEDGGLLNLIVSAGNVNIILAKMQYNFRIHPNNADLSRESARYCFNMQHKKLAMLTELDAYSQEVGRGFYSAAQDLGMRMVYVKTVSKKQTDFTSIINDIKKKDVDAIFLSSLRDVSANFIFQSRRFGITIPFYGSKTLENKDFILQAGVAAEGLVIPSIYNEMLQNKENIDFISSYQAKYGKLPTTWTVQGYDALNLIVTAIKYANSTNPIKIASIMRYNDKWTGAGGIFHFNENGEIKDRQIFFKKFHDGEFRTISNNSSPIDK
- a CDS encoding Prohibitin family protein; this encodes MINMELMQNNQSNDVTTTIPATHVTARTLPSAPKNTRSGWHPIKRIKNWIHDKKPLLIVTILILLLLILFFFKRIVITVGPGEVGVLYHRLTSGTQTDYVYPEKVHLIWPWDNLYIYNTRIQTIPHELTVLTNKGLPITLSLAIRCRPEYEMVGVLHKNVGPDYINLIVIPKIESILRKRIGQLNPDDVYTNKEGILTNILSIAIDEVMQDYIIVEDIIIRSMNMPPAIMEAIENKLVEEQLLAKYEFSLQVAQKEAERKRLEANGIKDYQTIVKSSLNDQFIRWQGVQATQEIAKSNNAKVVVIGSGKDGIPVILGNQ